In Desulfomonile tiedjei DSM 6799, a genomic segment contains:
- a CDS encoding transcriptional regulator translates to MSQRADASPEFSQVAPEDILTIRKRIAQLLKAGEFTARDISRILHISEKEVYEHLPHVEKSLGNEHNLIAKPAACLDCGFVFKKRTRFTTPGKCPVCKSEGITPPIFGTERQDDSIWEEDES, encoded by the coding sequence ATGTCTCAACGAGCAGACGCGAGTCCGGAATTTTCCCAAGTTGCCCCGGAGGATATCCTGACTATCCGAAAAAGAATAGCACAACTCCTGAAAGCGGGTGAGTTTACTGCGCGTGACATTTCACGCATTCTCCATATATCCGAAAAAGAGGTATACGAACATTTGCCTCATGTGGAGAAGTCCTTGGGAAACGAACACAATCTGATCGCCAAACCTGCTGCTTGTTTGGACTGTGGATTTGTGTTCAAGAAAAGAACACGTTTTACCACTCCCGGCAAGTGCCCTGTCTGTAAATCCGAAGGAATTACTCCTCCAATTTTCGGAACTGAAAGGCAAGATGACAGCATCTGGGAAGAAGACGAGAGTTAA
- the ilvC gene encoding ketol-acid reductoisomerase has protein sequence MAKIFYDRDVNPAALERKTVAIIGYGSQGHAHALNLNDSGIKVVVGLHKNSKRWDKVTSDGLQVLEVDQAAQAADVIMILVPDELQAALYKEKIHSAMGAGKSLAFAHGFNIHFGQIEPPEDTDIFMVAPKGPGHLVRRIYKGGFGVPSLVAIHRDASGTCRDTALAYARALGSTRAGVIETTFAEETETDLFGEQAVLCGGVTALVQAGFETLVNAGYQPEIAYFECLHELKLIVDLIYEGGIERMRYSISNTAEYGDLTRGPRVVDERTRAEMEKILQEIRSGEFAREWILENLAGRPKFKALEKLGTQHPVEIIGSRLRSMMSWISAPLEEK, from the coding sequence TTGGCCAAGATATTCTATGACCGGGACGTTAACCCAGCGGCCCTGGAACGTAAGACTGTTGCTATTATCGGTTATGGCAGCCAGGGGCATGCACATGCTCTGAATCTGAACGATTCTGGAATAAAGGTTGTCGTAGGATTACATAAAAACAGCAAGCGGTGGGACAAAGTCACCTCGGACGGACTTCAGGTCCTGGAAGTGGATCAGGCAGCCCAGGCCGCCGATGTCATCATGATTCTTGTCCCTGATGAACTTCAAGCCGCCCTTTACAAGGAAAAGATCCACTCAGCCATGGGAGCGGGAAAGTCCTTGGCTTTTGCTCACGGATTTAATATCCATTTCGGGCAAATTGAACCGCCTGAAGACACCGATATTTTTATGGTAGCCCCAAAAGGCCCCGGGCACCTCGTTCGCCGCATCTACAAAGGCGGATTCGGAGTTCCTTCGCTGGTGGCCATACATAGAGACGCATCGGGAACCTGCAGGGACACAGCTTTGGCATATGCTCGAGCGCTCGGCTCTACTCGTGCCGGGGTGATCGAAACGACCTTTGCAGAGGAAACTGAGACCGATCTTTTTGGAGAGCAGGCAGTTCTGTGTGGAGGCGTTACCGCTTTGGTCCAAGCGGGTTTCGAGACATTGGTGAACGCCGGATATCAACCCGAGATCGCTTATTTCGAGTGCCTTCATGAACTCAAACTCATCGTGGATTTGATCTACGAGGGCGGAATAGAGCGTATGCGCTATTCTATCAGTAACACGGCCGAATACGGAGACCTTACCCGGGGTCCTCGTGTTGTGGACGAGCGGACTCGCGCGGAAATGGAAAAAATCCTTCAAGAAATTCGATCGGGAGAATTTGCTCGCGAATGGATTCTTGAGAATTTGGCAGGTAGACCTAAATTCAAGGCGCTGGAAAAACTAGGAACACAGCATCCCGTAGAAATAATAGGGAGTCGCTTAAGGTCCATGATGAGCTGGATTTCAGCGCCATTAGAGGAAAAATAG
- the epsC gene encoding serine O-acetyltransferase EpsC, which yields MSDGIKPLLADSICEYKEDVLIPVQEERLRTVVQEMVHSCREASTVDNVGAALIPSKDEIIRILNILQDVLFPGYFGRQELNHSTLEYHLGHEVVELFELLSAQISRSIRHECRRTDSLCVQCVNKGREEALIFCEKLPALRRALANDVRAHYDGDPAAKSLDEIVFSYPGLYAIFVYRVAHELFLRKIPLMPRIMTEHAHSLTGIDIHPGATIGTDFFIDHGTGVVIGETTDIGDRVRIYQGVTLGALSVPRGSEGGNELRGRKRHPTIQDDVTIYAQATILGGQTVIGARCIIGGNVWLTASVPPDTTVLIEAPRHVFKGENHERG from the coding sequence ATGTCTGACGGAATAAAGCCTTTGTTGGCGGATAGTATCTGTGAGTACAAAGAAGATGTTTTGATTCCTGTTCAGGAAGAGCGTCTCCGAACGGTCGTCCAGGAAATGGTGCATTCCTGTAGGGAAGCATCTACCGTGGATAACGTGGGGGCTGCACTGATTCCGTCAAAGGATGAGATCATCCGCATACTGAATATCCTGCAGGATGTCTTATTCCCGGGATATTTTGGTAGACAGGAGCTGAATCATTCCACTCTCGAATATCATCTCGGTCATGAAGTGGTAGAGCTGTTTGAGCTCCTTTCGGCTCAGATTTCCCGGAGCATTCGTCACGAGTGCCGCCGGACCGATAGCCTGTGCGTCCAATGTGTGAACAAAGGTCGCGAAGAAGCGCTGATCTTCTGTGAAAAATTGCCTGCGTTGCGGCGAGCTCTCGCAAACGATGTTCGTGCCCATTACGATGGAGATCCGGCAGCTAAGAGCCTCGACGAAATCGTTTTTTCCTATCCGGGTTTATATGCGATCTTTGTGTACCGTGTCGCTCACGAGCTTTTCTTGAGAAAAATACCTCTCATGCCGAGAATCATGACTGAACATGCACATTCTCTGACCGGCATAGATATCCACCCCGGAGCCACCATAGGCACTGATTTCTTTATCGATCACGGCACCGGCGTGGTCATCGGCGAGACAACAGACATAGGAGATCGCGTCCGGATTTACCAGGGGGTCACTCTCGGGGCGTTGTCCGTACCGAGAGGTTCGGAAGGAGGAAACGAGCTCAGGGGTAGAAAACGGCATCCTACCATTCAGGATGATGTTACCATATATGCACAAGCTACCATATTGGGGGGACAAACGGTGATAGGGGCTCGTTGTATCATAGGAGGAAACGTCTGGCTTACTGCCTCAGTGCCTCCGGATACTACGGTCCTTATCGAAGCCCCGCGACACGTTTTCAAAGGTGAAAATCACGAACGTGGTTGA